In Acidimicrobiales bacterium, one DNA window encodes the following:
- a CDS encoding glycosyltransferase family 2 protein: MTSPAWLAVLAVGLVGPIYAIAMALVFRPRAPRRPDQRAPVTVVCLVPCLDEGLVVVQTVRSLVSLGPDVRVLVIDDASTDGTAEMVESLGHPRVFLYRRHAPNARTGKGDALNAGYGAVNAAVSAEGIDPQSVVVAVFDADSEVDGATLDAVKAWFSDPQIGAVQIAVRISNRFRSWLARMQDVEFAGYARIFQGGRNYIGSTGLGGNGQFTRLVALRELGAAPWSDCLTEDLDLGLRMGINGWRSVFDETVAVHQQGLHDGRRLLRQRTRWFQGHLQCWSSLPAIWRSGQRLRAKVDLTIHLLFPAAMLLISIPILAAAAAMFRSFALEPSASAAAMTAGPIVPWWYLAGFLATPLIATAYWRTEPEIGFWKGLVAAHAYGLFTWVWFFAGWRAVYRHALGRAGWAKTVRTQEAPADDSDEIGPGPMFGSKSNVVVFRDRESGYGESTPEDDDETRRIA; this comes from the coding sequence ATGACTTCGCCGGCGTGGTTGGCCGTTCTGGCGGTCGGCCTGGTGGGACCCATATATGCCATCGCCATGGCTCTGGTATTCAGGCCCAGGGCGCCGCGAAGGCCCGATCAGCGCGCACCGGTCACGGTGGTGTGCCTGGTTCCGTGCCTCGACGAGGGCCTGGTGGTCGTGCAGACCGTGAGGTCGCTGGTGTCGCTGGGACCAGACGTCAGGGTGCTGGTGATCGACGACGCGTCCACCGACGGCACCGCCGAGATGGTCGAGTCGCTCGGCCATCCGAGGGTGTTTCTGTATCGGCGCCACGCGCCCAACGCTCGCACCGGCAAGGGCGACGCGCTCAACGCCGGATACGGGGCCGTGAACGCTGCCGTCAGCGCCGAGGGAATCGACCCCCAGTCGGTCGTGGTCGCCGTGTTCGACGCAGACAGCGAGGTCGACGGGGCAACCCTCGACGCGGTGAAGGCATGGTTCAGCGATCCCCAAATCGGAGCCGTGCAGATTGCGGTGCGCATCTCTAACCGGTTCAGGTCTTGGCTGGCCCGGATGCAAGACGTCGAGTTCGCGGGTTATGCCCGAATCTTCCAGGGTGGCCGCAACTACATCGGCAGCACGGGCCTGGGCGGCAACGGACAGTTCACCCGGCTGGTGGCGTTGCGAGAACTGGGCGCTGCACCCTGGAGCGACTGCCTGACCGAAGACCTCGACCTGGGTCTGAGGATGGGCATCAACGGCTGGCGGTCGGTGTTCGACGAAACCGTCGCCGTCCACCAGCAGGGGCTGCACGACGGTCGACGCCTGCTGAGGCAACGAACCCGGTGGTTCCAGGGCCATCTGCAGTGTTGGTCGTCGCTGCCCGCCATCTGGCGCTCGGGGCAACGCCTGCGGGCCAAGGTCGACCTGACTATCCACCTGCTGTTCCCGGCCGCGATGTTGTTGATATCGATTCCTATCCTGGCTGCGGCCGCCGCGATGTTCAGGAGCTTCGCTCTGGAACCGTCGGCCAGTGCCGCTGCAATGACGGCCGGACCCATAGTGCCCTGGTGGTACCTGGCCGGGTTCCTGGCCACACCGCTGATCGCCACCGCCTATTGGCGCACAGAGCCTGAGATCGGCTTTTGGAAGGGTCTGGTAGCGGCTCACGCATACGGGTTGTTCACGTGGGTCTGGTTCTTCGCGGGGTGGCGAGCGGTGTATCGCCACGCGCTGGGACGGGCTGGTTGGGCCAAGACGGTACGCACCCAGGAGGCCCCAGCAGACGACAGCGACGAGATTGGCCCGGGCCCGATGTTCGGATCAAAGTCCAATGTGGTGGTGTTCCGCGATCGCGAGAGCGGCTACGGCGAGTCGACCCCAGAAGACGACGATGAGACACGGCGGATCGCGTGA